One genomic window of Deltaproteobacteria bacterium includes the following:
- a CDS encoding flippase-like domain-containing protein, giving the protein MKLARISLTFLSYLSPLIFFLLLLLRFDLSQLFSFFLEAEPAWLLAGAALVPFSVVLLAVCWRFLLVPSSLPFRRLFFVLSRWAMAEQILPVRMSEGVKIFYFGMEDKMGKTRTLSAVFGEEVA; this is encoded by the coding sequence ATGAAGTTGGCGCGCATTTCACTGACTTTTCTTTCCTATTTGAGCCCGCTCATTTTTTTTCTCCTGCTTCTCTTGCGGTTTGACCTTTCTCAACTCTTCTCCTTTTTCCTCGAAGCGGAGCCGGCATGGCTTTTGGCCGGAGCGGCCCTTGTCCCTTTTTCCGTTGTCTTGCTTGCCGTCTGCTGGAGATTTCTTCTCGTTCCCTCATCCCTTCCTTTTCGCCGTCTCTTTTTTGTCCTTTCGCGGTGGGCCATGGCCGAACAGATACTCCCTGTCCGCATGAGCGAAGGGGTCAAGATTTTTTACTTCGGCATGGAGGACAAAATGGGAAAGACACGGACCTTGTCGGCCGTTTTCGGCGAGGAGGTGGCC
- a CDS encoding MMPL family transporter gives MRRLFTRIQNFIFLHYRLVLLTGLIITPFATYYMTRLKLDSDLSHLLPSRTPSVQSLQRLQREFQRGGLVVGVIEGKYQTATRFLDALADDLRGMKGVSYVDSQKPLEFFKRHGALFLSREDLEEIINRLVRSKEAIKEGADPRFSRFMNFLEGDEDPFRFEDIEAKYSERGILPKRAVDPYYVDDEQNTVAFMIRGDVGTLDFKTARDFLSRIRTETDRRLAQGIEYRNLKVHYTGDLTQFVEQTERLKSEISRVLLIVFFLIALLIYFFYRRIASVVLICLPLAVGLVWTAALTWFLIGHINIMTSFAGGALLGLGSDYGIYLLSRFFQENRKEASFRQALLNTFTRTSRAVISACWTTVAVLAVLLIPDFKASYEFGLIGIVGMAVTAVMMFVYLPALIVWFHHLGLLKNEIKVLPDVLGQLVPATRLSPFLSSALVGLFLVVGALSLYAGRNRLSLEHNLKQFQSYNPPLPSLVWEKKAREALGAAFNPTAVIVDGKEEEKFVTAELDRQKNGSGGVIRDVVSLSSLVPDRQEEKIRLIRRIQKELAGLPADVREAGRFFATQLERTISEGDIPGEIKRLFLPTEPSSESRLVLVHPGIKRETSEAIKAFAHELRDIPTPGGRRITASGEYLVLADILEIIEKSAFPLLGLSLAVLFAIVGLDFRSLSIGAVQVLSLSLGVAVMIGGMRLAGLHFNVFNIALIPVILGTGIDGFIHLHHRYLENEPDPSLRGALLSMIGPITLSSLTSVIGFGGFVLSGNDGLRTIGAMAICGLLSVYAVTVAFYPALLHLRAKFKKRSHALLPSGADVGVTRPKPPGGKGLIDTL, from the coding sequence ATGCGAAGATTATTCACCCGAATCCAGAACTTCATCTTTTTGCATTACCGCCTTGTCCTGCTGACGGGACTCATCATCACCCCGTTTGCGACTTACTACATGACCCGGCTCAAACTGGATTCCGATCTCTCCCATCTTCTCCCCTCCCGGACCCCCAGCGTGCAAAGTCTTCAACGCCTCCAGAGGGAGTTCCAGCGCGGCGGGCTTGTCGTCGGGGTTATCGAGGGGAAGTACCAAACGGCCACCCGTTTTTTGGACGCCTTGGCTGACGATTTGAGGGGGATGAAAGGGGTTTCCTACGTCGACTCCCAAAAACCGCTGGAATTTTTTAAACGGCATGGCGCCCTTTTTTTAAGCCGGGAGGATCTGGAAGAGATCATCAACCGCCTCGTCCGCTCCAAAGAGGCGATTAAAGAGGGGGCCGATCCCCGATTTTCGCGTTTCATGAATTTTCTGGAAGGGGATGAAGATCCTTTTCGCTTTGAGGACATCGAGGCGAAATACAGCGAGAGGGGGATTCTCCCGAAGAGGGCCGTCGATCCCTATTATGTCGATGACGAGCAGAACACCGTCGCCTTCATGATCCGGGGGGATGTCGGCACCCTCGATTTCAAAACGGCGCGCGATTTTCTGTCCCGCATCAGAACGGAGACGGATCGCCGACTGGCCCAAGGGATAGAGTACCGGAATCTGAAGGTTCATTATACGGGAGACCTGACCCAGTTTGTCGAACAGACCGAACGCCTGAAAAGCGAGATCAGCCGCGTCCTGCTGATTGTCTTTTTCCTGATTGCCCTTCTGATTTATTTTTTCTACCGGCGGATTGCCTCCGTCGTTTTGATCTGCCTCCCCCTGGCGGTTGGCCTTGTCTGGACGGCGGCCCTCACCTGGTTTCTCATCGGCCACATCAACATCATGACCAGTTTCGCCGGTGGGGCTCTCCTCGGGTTGGGGAGCGATTATGGCATTTACCTCTTGAGCCGATTTTTTCAGGAAAACCGGAAAGAGGCGTCATTCAGACAGGCCCTTCTCAACACCTTCACCCGGACATCCCGGGCCGTCATCAGCGCCTGCTGGACCACCGTGGCGGTCCTTGCCGTTCTGCTGATCCCCGATTTCAAGGCATCCTACGAATTCGGGCTGATCGGCATCGTTGGAATGGCGGTGACCGCCGTCATGATGTTTGTCTATCTGCCCGCCCTGATAGTCTGGTTCCACCATTTGGGGTTGTTGAAAAACGAGATCAAAGTTTTGCCGGATGTTTTGGGACAGCTTGTTCCGGCAACGAGATTGTCCCCTTTTTTATCGAGTGCACTGGTCGGGCTTTTTCTTGTCGTGGGGGCTTTGAGTCTTTATGCGGGGCGCAACCGGCTATCCCTGGAGCATAACCTGAAACAATTTCAATCCTACAACCCTCCCCTCCCCTCGCTGGTCTGGGAAAAAAAGGCGCGGGAGGCCCTGGGGGCCGCCTTCAACCCCACGGCGGTGATTGTTGACGGAAAAGAGGAGGAAAAATTCGTCACCGCCGAACTTGACCGGCAAAAAAACGGATCGGGAGGGGTGATCCGGGATGTAGTTTCGCTTTCCAGCCTTGTTCCCGATCGTCAGGAGGAAAAAATCCGCCTGATCCGCCGAATTCAGAAAGAGCTTGCCGGTCTTCCGGCGGACGTGCGGGAGGCCGGCCGTTTTTTTGCAACACAGCTCGAGCGGACAATATCCGAAGGGGATATCCCCGGCGAAATCAAACGCCTCTTTCTCCCGACGGAACCTTCAAGTGAAAGCAGGCTTGTCCTGGTGCATCCGGGGATCAAAAGGGAGACCTCGGAGGCGATCAAGGCCTTTGCCCATGAACTGCGGGATATCCCCACGCCGGGAGGGAGGCGGATCACGGCCAGCGGAGAGTATCTCGTGCTGGCCGATATTCTGGAGATCATCGAAAAATCGGCCTTTCCCCTTTTGGGTTTGAGCCTCGCCGTCCTTTTTGCGATCGTCGGACTCGATTTCAGGAGTCTCTCGATCGGCGCGGTGCAGGTCCTTTCGCTCTCCCTTGGGGTGGCGGTCATGATCGGCGGCATGCGGCTGGCCGGCCTTCATTTTAATGTCTTCAACATCGCTCTCATCCCCGTCATTCTCGGCACCGGCATCGACGGCTTTATCCATTTGCACCATCGCTATCTGGAAAATGAACCGGACCCTTCCCTTCGGGGCGCCCTTCTTTCCATGATCGGCCCGATCACCCTCTCCAGCCTTACCTCGGTGATCGGTTTTGGGGGATTTGTCCTCTCCGGCAACGACGGCTTGAGAACCATCGGGGCGATGGCCATTTGCGGGCTTCTCTCCGTCTATGCCGTCACTGTTGCGTTCTATCCGGCCCTGCTCCATCTTCGGGCAAAATTCAAAAAACGGTCCCATGCCCTCCTGCCCTCCGGGGCGGATGTAGGGGTCACGAGACCCAAGCCACCAGGTGGCAAGGGATTGATCGACACCCTATGA
- a CDS encoding inositol phosphorylceramide synthase: MKRAFVLTALFFGYLWFHRFMGGITLNHFLFGSLILALYFGHRATRYFLVLASPLLLKEMLYDSLRYIPFDWLQPIHVKDLHDWDLSLFGIACGTGPAVQGIHECLLKFSHPFFDAVFGALYHTLMPVMFVILLVLWKLKNDETAARYAAAFLAMNLLAFLTYIFFPAAAPWYVAQYGFAPPLHPMAGNPAGLVHFDSLIGMDLSFRIYSMNPVVFGAVPSMHAGFTMLGALYAYKAGKPFGFFMAVYTLVMWVAALYLQHHYFIDLVWGMAYALAVFGLMEGWLLSRVNRGYRRLLPFLLDAKNPVEAGEEVVLEGEK, encoded by the coding sequence CTGAACCACTTCCTTTTTGGATCGCTTATCCTTGCCCTTTATTTTGGTCACCGCGCCACTCGTTATTTTCTTGTTCTCGCCTCTCCGCTCCTCTTGAAGGAGATGCTCTACGATTCGCTCCGCTACATCCCCTTTGACTGGTTACAGCCGATCCACGTCAAGGATTTGCACGACTGGGACCTCTCCCTTTTCGGAATCGCCTGCGGCACGGGTCCCGCGGTTCAGGGAATCCACGAATGTCTTTTGAAATTTTCCCATCCCTTTTTCGACGCTGTTTTTGGCGCCCTCTATCACACCCTCATGCCGGTGATGTTCGTCATCCTTCTCGTCCTCTGGAAACTCAAAAATGACGAGACCGCCGCCCGTTACGCGGCGGCCTTTCTGGCCATGAATCTTCTGGCCTTTTTAACCTACATCTTTTTCCCCGCGGCGGCCCCCTGGTATGTGGCCCAGTACGGATTTGCCCCTCCCCTTCATCCGATGGCGGGAAATCCCGCCGGTCTTGTCCATTTCGATTCCCTGATCGGCATGGACCTCTCGTTTCGCATCTACAGCATGAACCCCGTTGTCTTTGGGGCGGTTCCGTCGATGCACGCCGGCTTTACAATGCTCGGCGCGCTCTATGCCTACAAGGCGGGGAAGCCATTCGGTTTTTTTATGGCGGTTTATACGCTCGTCATGTGGGTGGCGGCCCTTTATCTGCAACATCACTATTTCATCGATCTGGTTTGGGGAATGGCCTATGCCCTGGCCGTTTTTGGGCTCATGGAGGGGTGGCTTTTGTCCCGGGTGAACAGGGGGTATCGCCGCCTGCTCCCCTTTTTGCTTGACGCCAAAAACCCTGTTGAGGCCGGAGAAGAGGTCGTCCTTGAGGGAGAGAAATAA